A stretch of the Deltaproteobacteria bacterium genome encodes the following:
- a CDS encoding DUF3164 family protein codes for MEKERTEVVVPEGYMQDSMDRMIPISKVKPIDKARDELVRELVGKALDLEGAITAFRQLVLGEMAAFIEMSAENHGVKMGGDKGNVTLRTYDGEYKIQRAVAEHMSFDEQLQVAKTLLDECFMEWTEGSCDELKLIVQDVFQTDSEGRLSTTRVLGLSRYNITHEKWQKAMGIIRESLRVDGSKTYVRIYKRRADGKYEHISLDVAA; via the coding sequence ATGGAGAAAGAAAGGACAGAAGTTGTGGTGCCGGAAGGGTACATGCAAGACAGTATGGATCGTATGATCCCTATTTCGAAAGTAAAACCTATTGACAAGGCACGGGATGAATTAGTACGTGAGCTTGTCGGTAAGGCTCTTGATTTAGAGGGAGCTATTACTGCATTTAGACAGCTGGTTTTAGGAGAGATGGCTGCTTTTATCGAAATGTCTGCTGAAAACCATGGTGTAAAAATGGGTGGGGATAAGGGGAACGTTACTCTCAGGACCTATGACGGAGAATACAAAATTCAGAGAGCCGTTGCAGAGCACATGAGCTTTGATGAACAGCTACAGGTAGCAAAAACTCTACTTGATGAGTGTTTTATGGAATGGACAGAAGGAAGCTGTGATGAACTTAAACTTATCGTTCAGGATGTCTTTCAGACAGATAGTGAGGGGCGATTGAGTACGACTCGTGTCCTGGGTTTGAGTAGATACAATATTACTCATGAAAAATGGCAGAAAGCAATGGGAATCATACGTGAATCTCTGAGAGTTGATGGCTCGAAAACCTATGTCCGTATTTATAAGAGGCGGGCTGACGGCAAATATGAGCATATCAGTCTTGATGTGGCGGCTTGA